A single window of Psychrobacter raelei DNA harbors:
- a CDS encoding universal stress protein, with the protein MTRFATDSALDLAVDTAITPEPNTSSTPAPHKPAILACIDGSSVTESVCDYAAWYARELKLPISLLHVIDVPKSYRHDLSGSIGMDSRNTLLQQLTLLDEQSARVANQHGEALLQDAKAHILINLPQANVYRYLRRSKLLAAIQHFIDDSKMIILGRRGRDHQGDHMTIGSQIESVVRAVDCPILICSDGFITPDSYMIAFDGSETAKKAVQKVCDNKIAKNLTGHIVMVDNKNSVHESALYKAQKQLSDAGFEVTAHLISSEKYGEGDVVSALTAFRNQHNISMFVIGAYGHAKWRRFFVGSTTTKLLTKTTAPVMLLR; encoded by the coding sequence ATGACACGCTTTGCGACAGACTCTGCCTTGGATTTGGCGGTGGATACGGCCATCACCCCCGAGCCTAATACAAGCTCTACACCAGCCCCTCATAAGCCTGCCATATTGGCCTGTATCGATGGCTCGAGCGTGACAGAGTCGGTCTGTGACTACGCCGCTTGGTATGCCCGAGAGCTTAAGCTGCCTATTAGCCTGCTGCATGTGATTGATGTGCCCAAAAGCTATCGTCATGATTTAAGCGGCTCTATTGGCATGGATAGCCGCAATACCTTGCTACAACAGCTTACCCTCCTTGATGAACAAAGCGCGCGCGTGGCCAACCAGCACGGTGAGGCGCTACTACAAGATGCCAAAGCCCATATCTTAATCAATCTCCCCCAAGCCAATGTCTACCGCTATCTGCGCCGTAGTAAGCTGCTTGCCGCCATTCAACACTTCATTGATGACAGCAAAATGATCATCTTAGGACGCCGTGGGCGCGATCATCAAGGCGATCACATGACCATAGGTAGCCAGATTGAGAGCGTGGTACGCGCCGTGGACTGCCCGATATTGATCTGCTCAGATGGCTTTATTACCCCCGACTCTTATATGATAGCTTTCGATGGCAGCGAGACGGCAAAAAAAGCCGTACAAAAAGTATGCGACAATAAAATTGCCAAAAATCTTACCGGCCACATTGTCATGGTCGATAATAAGAACAGCGTGCACGAAAGCGCGTTGTATAAAGCACAAAAACAGCTTAGCGATGCCGGCTTCGAGGTCACAGCCCATTTAATCAGCAGTGAAAAATATGGCGAGGGTGATGTGGTCTCAGCCCTCACAGCCTTTCGTAACCAGCACAACATCAGCATGTTCGTTATCGGCGCCTATGGTCATGCCAAATGGCGGCGCTTCTTCGTCGGTAGCACCACCACCAAGCTTTTGACGAAGACCACAGCGCCTGTGATGTTGCTGCGTTAA
- a CDS encoding ArsR/SmtB family transcription factor, whose translation MVSSVTFFKALSDPTRLKLMLQLREQDMLCVCHLTEHLQQPQPTISRHLSHLKKAGLVTCERRGTWMWYAINPDLPQWCQDIIHRMPQI comes from the coding sequence ATGGTGTCATCGGTTACATTTTTTAAAGCATTATCAGATCCCACACGCCTAAAGCTCATGTTACAGCTGCGTGAGCAAGACATGCTGTGTGTGTGTCACTTAACTGAACACTTACAGCAGCCGCAGCCGACCATCTCTCGTCATCTAAGTCACCTAAAAAAAGCGGGGCTTGTGACGTGCGAGCGCCGTGGCACTTGGATGTGGTATGCCATTAACCCTGACTTGCCGCAGTGGTGCCAAGACATCATTCATCGCATGCCTCAGATATAA